The Exiguobacterium aurantiacum DSM 6208 genome includes a window with the following:
- a CDS encoding 5'-3' exonuclease, translated as MERKLFLIDGNSMLASAYYGAAASRTKKGREVSKNDRSAVIGMTGLIRTILRRHRPSHFVVVWDVSRETLWRRELYPGYKRRRRQTPPELKAQMELMRQLLEESGIPQYQVEGYEGEDLIAHIARKFSCSAPVVIMTKDKDLLQLVSPRITVWLQTQELQQMQARCDIKDNRPLPLKRHLEIRPEEIAALYEGLKPKQLSAVKALTGDRSDGIPPVAGLDESQSVQLIKRFGSLEKLYTALSVKGDKRQQINETIAALTSEEVPRNLRRTRKKAERNMELVRLDVTVPELEHLKLAHLELSINSKRVEQAYQKRGIRLSFDSSQKKISAR; from the coding sequence ATGGAACGTAAACTATTTTTAATTGACGGTAACTCCATGCTGGCCAGTGCCTATTACGGTGCCGCCGCGAGCCGAACGAAAAAAGGACGCGAGGTATCTAAAAACGATCGGAGTGCCGTCATCGGAATGACTGGCCTCATCCGGACGATTCTACGCAGACATCGTCCATCCCATTTTGTCGTCGTGTGGGACGTCTCACGTGAAACATTATGGCGTCGAGAGCTATATCCAGGCTATAAACGCCGTCGTCGCCAAACCCCACCCGAGCTGAAGGCTCAAATGGAACTTATGCGCCAACTACTTGAAGAGAGCGGCATCCCGCAATATCAAGTCGAAGGGTATGAAGGTGAAGATTTGATCGCCCACATCGCTCGGAAGTTCAGCTGTAGCGCTCCTGTCGTCATCATGACGAAGGACAAAGACTTACTTCAGCTCGTGAGCCCACGTATCACCGTCTGGCTTCAGACACAAGAACTGCAACAAATGCAGGCACGTTGTGACATCAAAGACAACCGCCCGCTTCCACTTAAGCGACATCTCGAAATTCGCCCGGAAGAAATTGCAGCACTCTATGAAGGCTTGAAGCCAAAACAGCTCTCCGCCGTCAAAGCGTTGACCGGGGACCGTTCCGACGGGATTCCGCCTGTGGCCGGACTTGACGAGAGTCAGTCGGTACAATTGATCAAGCGATTCGGTTCGCTCGAAAAATTGTATACGGCGCTCAGCGTCAAAGGCGACAAGCGACAACAAATCAATGAAACGATCGCGGCACTGACGTCAGAGGAAGTGCCCCGTAACTTGAGACGCACCCGCAAGAAAGCCGAGCGCAACATGGAGCTCGTCCGTCTCGATGTCACGGTGCCAGAACTTGAACATTTGAAACTCGCTCACCTTGAGCTCAGCATCAATTCAAAACGTGTCGAACAAGCGTATCAAAAACGCGGCATTCGTCTCTCGTTTGATTCAAGTCAAAAGAAAATTTCAGCACGCTAA
- a CDS encoding VOC family protein, translating into MKLTNVQLGAVTLRVSDLNTMQAFYKEVIGMDVLDTRDGYVTLGAKTTPLVILHEVKGVRPNPRTAGLFHMAILLPDRIELGRILRHLIEQRIEVGQGDHLVSEAFYLSDPEGNGIELYADRPREQWEYEANGHVKMSTDPVEYESMLEAASDRPFTGLPSGTTMGHVHFKVRSLEAAKLFYQNRLGFTVTTDSYPGALFLAADGYHHHIGTNVWARPSAPMGEEAGLEAWTLLVDAATNRELGGTTADWSLTDDDGITVNIKSVD; encoded by the coding sequence ATGAAGTTAACAAATGTACAACTCGGCGCCGTCACGTTGCGCGTCAGCGACTTGAACACGATGCAAGCTTTTTATAAAGAAGTCATCGGGATGGATGTCCTCGACACGAGAGACGGGTACGTGACGCTCGGTGCAAAGACGACACCGCTCGTCATCTTGCATGAAGTGAAAGGTGTTCGTCCGAATCCGCGGACAGCCGGTTTGTTCCACATGGCAATCTTGCTCCCGGATCGTATCGAGCTCGGGCGCATTCTCCGCCATTTGATTGAACAACGGATCGAAGTCGGACAAGGCGATCATTTGGTCAGCGAGGCGTTCTACTTGAGCGATCCGGAAGGCAATGGCATTGAACTATATGCCGATCGCCCCCGCGAGCAATGGGAGTATGAGGCGAACGGACATGTGAAGATGTCGACGGACCCGGTCGAGTACGAATCGATGCTCGAGGCTGCGTCCGACCGTCCGTTCACAGGGTTACCATCCGGGACGACGATGGGACACGTCCACTTCAAAGTACGTTCCCTTGAAGCGGCGAAGTTATTCTATCAAAATCGTCTCGGCTTCACCGTGACGACCGATTCGTACCCGGGCGCATTGTTTTTAGCCGCTGACGGGTACCATCACCACATCGGGACGAACGTTTGGGCGCGGCCGAGCGCGCCGATGGGGGAAGAGGCCGGTCTTGAGGCGTGGACGCTCTTAGTCGATGCGGCGACGAACCGCGAACTTGGCGGGACGACAGCAGACTGGTCGCTCACCGATGACGACGGTATCACGGTCAACATAAAAAGCGTGGACTAA
- a CDS encoding winged helix-turn-helix transcriptional regulator → MTIISSCEVDTALELITGKWKPSILLALINGNTLRFSELKRSLPNISQKILTAQLRDLEEQDIIIRTVYPEVPPRVDYRLSEYGQTLIPVLETMNAWGIRHAEHMRQK, encoded by the coding sequence GTGACGATAATATCAAGCTGCGAAGTGGATACGGCGCTCGAACTGATTACCGGTAAATGGAAGCCATCGATTTTACTCGCACTCATCAACGGAAATACGCTCCGGTTCAGCGAGCTGAAACGTTCGCTGCCGAACATTAGTCAAAAGATTTTGACAGCCCAACTTCGTGACTTAGAAGAGCAAGATATCATCATTCGGACCGTCTATCCGGAAGTTCCGCCTCGCGTCGATTATCGGTTGAGCGAATACGGACAGACGCTGATCCCGGTCCTTGAGACGATGAACGCGTGGGGCATCCGCCATGCAGAACACATGCGTCAAAAGTAA
- a CDS encoding helix-turn-helix domain-containing protein, protein MIGQQIKALRKEKKLTQSQLAEGIITKSMLSMIENGKAEASMRSLREIAKRLDVPVQSLLVDPKEEELQRLVEEIEYAQLSLTPWSEEATNEALEPYLSIEMNSVWQGKAFVIMGDNMEHDSNRDKLLSYYDQAISIFERLGEKNELVMALIGKAYYYILWNQFDEASAQIEQMELMDIRNMSSRTRTEYSMLLVMKELTYEGNLQGAIRHLDGALRHMHQTRTYYRADDVHRTIALCSLYLKDEQRINEAFLKARQYIQFTDDHVAKVRLALSEALYAIHYRRVEQLGHHIQEMEQLLADDYTFVAAIEMSKGVYHAMKGNKESGNAAFNSLWNGMDGWKSHSLIDQAVYFEGVLIGASYGCGIDLVPSIQEAVEKFPNGFYRTHLTGLLQKIKG, encoded by the coding sequence ATGATTGGACAACAGATTAAAGCGTTACGAAAAGAAAAAAAACTGACACAAAGCCAACTCGCTGAAGGGATTATCACGAAATCGATGCTCAGCATGATTGAGAATGGCAAGGCGGAGGCGTCGATGCGCAGCCTGCGCGAGATCGCGAAACGACTAGACGTGCCGGTGCAGTCGCTGCTCGTTGATCCAAAAGAAGAAGAGTTGCAACGACTTGTGGAAGAGATCGAGTATGCGCAATTAAGTCTCACTCCTTGGTCGGAAGAAGCGACAAATGAGGCGTTAGAACCTTATCTCTCGATAGAAATGAACTCGGTTTGGCAAGGAAAAGCGTTCGTGATCATGGGCGACAACATGGAGCACGATTCGAATCGTGATAAGCTACTGTCCTACTACGACCAGGCCATTTCGATATTTGAACGGCTAGGTGAAAAGAATGAGCTGGTGATGGCGCTTATTGGAAAGGCTTATTACTATATCCTATGGAATCAGTTTGACGAAGCGAGCGCGCAAATTGAACAAATGGAGCTCATGGACATTCGTAATATGTCGTCAAGGACACGGACGGAATATAGCATGCTACTCGTCATGAAGGAACTGACGTATGAGGGGAATCTTCAGGGTGCTATCCGACATTTGGACGGCGCCTTGAGACATATGCACCAAACACGGACGTATTATCGAGCTGACGATGTCCATCGAACGATTGCGCTGTGTTCGTTGTATCTGAAGGACGAACAACGGATCAACGAGGCGTTTTTAAAAGCGAGACAGTATATTCAGTTCACGGATGATCACGTGGCGAAAGTACGTCTGGCATTGTCGGAAGCGCTGTACGCGATTCATTATCGACGTGTCGAACAACTCGGGCATCACATCCAGGAGATGGAACAGTTGTTAGCCGATGACTATACGTTTGTCGCTGCGATTGAGATGTCCAAAGGTGTTTATCATGCGATGAAAGGAAATAAAGAATCTGGAAATGCTGCATTCAATTCTTTATGGAACGGCATGGATGGTTGGAAGTCGCACAGCTTGATTGATCAAGCCGTCTACTTTGAAGGGGTGTTGATTGGAGCGAGCTATGGATGCGGGATCGATTTGGTACCTTCCATCCAGGAAGCTGTCGAGAAGTTTCCGAACGGGTTTTATCGGACACATTTGACGGGTCTCTTACAAAAAATCAAGGGCTGA
- a CDS encoding MFS transporter yields the protein MTTTSSNLYVLLLGKFMSLFASSLFTFVAGLTVLTTSGSGLQFALVLLAGTLPRVLLSPFAGAYADKLNRKLVIITMESLNALLFFLAGLASLVWTFGVPAFLIITCLLSVVSTFLSVTLTSSIPLLFDENGLQRANSLIQSIISVSSIGTPLLAGALFTLLPVSTFLFSSSFLFIVAALFASRLTFRAYEHVPTDQSTWDDVRSGFRYLKRQRVLWTLTVLAAFLNFFFVASEVLFPIAALQEIGVSPLQFGFLESMFAVGFLVASLAHALPLFKIKYRLATTRTALMIISCLFIAPAVPLYYNFSVTPAIVFLTGFALLSGFFIIRVNIPIQLFLQTNTEPSYLGRVMGVLESLAMGITPLGFVLFGALSEWVSTALLYAICMVCLLSLTLFAMHRIRHDIAAEKAVVLGESESASAHQ from the coding sequence ATGACAACCACATCATCAAATTTGTACGTCTTGTTGCTCGGAAAGTTCATGTCACTGTTCGCCTCAAGCTTGTTCACGTTCGTCGCTGGATTGACAGTGCTCACGACGTCAGGGTCGGGGCTTCAGTTCGCCCTCGTCTTACTCGCAGGAACGTTGCCCCGTGTGTTGCTTTCTCCGTTTGCCGGCGCGTATGCCGACAAATTGAACCGCAAGCTCGTCATCATCACGATGGAATCACTCAACGCCCTCTTGTTTTTCTTGGCCGGGCTCGCAAGTCTCGTCTGGACGTTCGGCGTCCCTGCTTTCTTGATTATCACATGTCTGCTCTCCGTCGTCTCGACTTTCTTATCGGTCACGCTGACAAGTTCAATTCCACTCTTGTTTGACGAGAACGGACTCCAACGCGCCAACTCGCTCATCCAAAGCATCATCTCCGTCTCGAGCATCGGTACACCACTGTTGGCCGGAGCACTGTTCACGTTGCTACCCGTCTCCACGTTCTTGTTCAGCTCTTCCTTCTTGTTCATCGTTGCCGCCTTGTTTGCCTCCCGCCTCACATTCCGAGCGTACGAACATGTTCCTACCGATCAATCGACGTGGGACGACGTCCGTTCCGGCTTTCGCTACTTGAAACGACAACGGGTCCTGTGGACGTTGACCGTTCTCGCGGCGTTTCTCAACTTCTTCTTCGTCGCTTCAGAGGTACTATTTCCGATTGCCGCATTACAGGAAATCGGCGTCAGCCCCCTCCAGTTCGGCTTTTTGGAAAGCATGTTCGCCGTCGGCTTTTTAGTCGCCTCGCTCGCCCACGCGTTACCGCTCTTTAAAATCAAATATCGTTTAGCGACAACTCGGACGGCGCTCATGATCATCAGTTGCCTATTCATCGCGCCGGCGGTCCCGCTTTATTACAACTTCTCGGTCACGCCGGCCATCGTCTTCCTGACAGGGTTCGCCTTACTGAGTGGATTTTTCATCATCCGCGTTAATATTCCGATTCAATTGTTCTTACAAACGAATACGGAGCCGAGTTATCTCGGCCGGGTCATGGGCGTCCTCGAATCACTCGCCATGGGCATCACGCCGCTAGGATTTGTATTATTCGGGGCACTCAGTGAGTGGGTATCGACTGCGCTCCTATATGCGATTTGTATGGTCTGTCTGCTGTCGCTTACGTTGTTCGCGATGCACCGGATCCGGCACGACATCGCTGCTGAAAAGGCGGTCGTCCTCGGCGAATCTGAAAGTGCCTCGGCCCATCAGTGA
- a CDS encoding DUF3817 domain-containing protein, with the protein MNATQFKWLGYTEGMSFLLLLLIAMPLKYLAGMPLAVSIVGAAHGFLFVAYVAAAVYMAWRFSWGFKVLVMAVMASVIPLGPFLLEKRVLPSTEKTSN; encoded by the coding sequence ATGAACGCTACACAGTTTAAATGGCTCGGATATACGGAAGGAATGTCATTCCTGCTCCTCTTATTGATTGCGATGCCACTCAAGTATTTAGCAGGTATGCCGCTCGCCGTCAGCATCGTCGGCGCGGCCCACGGTTTCTTGTTTGTCGCGTACGTGGCGGCCGCCGTTTACATGGCATGGCGCTTTAGCTGGGGCTTCAAGGTTTTGGTCATGGCGGTCATGGCGTCGGTCATCCCGCTCGGACCGTTTCTATTGGAGAAGCGAGTCCTCCCATCAACAGAAAAGACATCGAACTGA
- a CDS encoding DoxX family membrane protein, which translates to MFTKFWQNHNIATGILTVLRIWLGYHWLTAGWGKVTGDFSSGGYLQNAASLATGDHPAVAGWWAAFLEGFAIPNAALFDILIPYGEVLVGLGLLLGALTRSAAFFGLVMNMAFLLSGTVSTNPTMLIVSVLILVAGYNAGKIGVDGLFLRKFVETKVMHRSPNRQIA; encoded by the coding sequence ATGTTCACAAAGTTTTGGCAAAACCATAACATCGCGACCGGCATCTTGACCGTGCTTCGGATTTGGCTCGGTTATCACTGGCTCACAGCCGGATGGGGCAAAGTCACAGGCGACTTCTCGTCAGGCGGGTATCTTCAAAACGCGGCGTCGCTCGCTACAGGTGACCATCCAGCCGTCGCAGGTTGGTGGGCCGCTTTCCTGGAAGGATTCGCGATCCCGAACGCTGCCTTGTTTGACATCTTGATCCCGTACGGTGAGGTTCTCGTCGGTCTCGGGCTCTTGCTCGGTGCTTTGACTCGCAGCGCTGCCTTCTTCGGTCTCGTCATGAACATGGCGTTCTTGCTCTCTGGTACGGTCAGCACGAACCCGACGATGCTCATCGTCTCGGTCCTTATCCTCGTCGCCGGCTATAACGCTGGGAAAATCGGGGTCGACGGTTTGTTCCTTCGCAAGTTCGTCGAAACGAAAGTCATGCACCGTTCACCAAATCGTCAAATAGCGTGA
- a CDS encoding pyridoxamine 5'-phosphate oxidase family protein, whose amino-acid sequence MDALQTAKQILDHSNVGTMATVYKGKPHSRYMTFFHDELTLYTATSKDTDKVDELQNNPYTHILIGYDGDGVGDTYLEILGETTVSDDESMKEKVWNEKLEGWFEGPDDPKLVILKISPQSMRVMNKKGQAPQEVTL is encoded by the coding sequence ATGGATGCATTACAAACGGCAAAACAGATTCTAGACCATAGTAACGTGGGAACGATGGCTACCGTTTACAAAGGGAAGCCGCACAGCCGCTATATGACGTTTTTCCATGATGAGTTGACACTCTATACCGCAACTTCAAAAGATACGGATAAAGTGGACGAGTTGCAAAACAATCCGTACACGCACATTTTAATTGGTTATGACGGGGATGGAGTCGGGGACACGTATCTCGAGATTTTAGGTGAGACGACCGTGTCGGATGACGAGTCGATGAAAGAGAAAGTGTGGAATGAGAAGCTCGAAGGCTGGTTCGAGGGACCGGATGATCCGAAACTCGTCATCTTGAAAATCTCACCGCAATCGATGCGCGTGATGAATAAAAAAGGTCAAGCACCGCAAGAAGTGACTTTATAA
- a CDS encoding cold-shock protein yields MNTGKVKWFNSEKGYGFIEMEGGDDVFVHFSAIQGDGFKTLEEGQAVTFEITDGARGPQASNVEKI; encoded by the coding sequence ATGAACACAGGTAAAGTAAAATGGTTTAACTCAGAAAAAGGTTACGGCTTCATCGAAATGGAAGGCGGAGACGACGTATTCGTACACTTCTCAGCAATCCAAGGCGACGGCTTCAAGACACTTGAAGAAGGCCAAGCAGTAACTTTCGAAATCACTGACGGAGCTCGTGGACCACAAGCTTCTAACGTTGAAAAAATCTAA
- a CDS encoding glycoside hydrolase family 55 protein, producing MMDRINPKQIRASIAAHSNWNEDELLSDTLAWHAATRRNRYPDQRKTYASRIPLTERITPVTSSLPLEIVDDLVRPVWMRRLDAEYLNLRQATIRRIDVTEYGAVGDGKTDCTLAFRLALRSNRHVYVPAGVYVVRGIRIPSNCVLEGAGQDETTIKLHDQAPKYRRLLRNATPFLGNHHIEIAHLTLDWNVDRLGAVDRTSSGDTASSALTLAHVTFGWVHHVTAKNAGLHAFDITAPHYHYLGDGLRAAKGSRYVWLDRCEATNYGDDGITTHHSDAIYVTNCYCHHPHGRTHTSGFSNSNGIEVDDGSRHVVLVNNMTEGCFGGIEVKAHATSSAAHDVHIFGHISYHDNRSYNFRHIGHHLADDPDSKTARFISGTNLVSIEPIRSPLYKRSSPRSLVVSAYQDVFIHGFTAVGDPTYDYEANPALAIQYKSRDVRLKRIATSGFMSGRADIELFGGANRTDRITVEDVTCRHSAPIAIKIGGRLSTVTLRHIEGEQKGGDALISSQSPLDARDLFAYGFSERVRSDA from the coding sequence ATGATGGACCGAATCAACCCGAAACAAATTCGCGCAAGCATCGCAGCCCATTCCAATTGGAACGAAGACGAGTTGCTTTCCGACACACTTGCTTGGCATGCGGCGACGAGACGGAATCGCTATCCCGATCAACGGAAGACGTACGCGTCACGCATACCGCTGACGGAACGGATCACCCCCGTGACGAGTTCCCTCCCGCTCGAGATCGTCGATGATCTCGTCCGCCCCGTCTGGATGCGTCGGCTTGATGCCGAATATTTAAACTTGAGACAAGCAACGATACGACGCATCGATGTGACCGAGTACGGGGCCGTCGGGGATGGCAAGACCGACTGCACGCTCGCCTTTCGCCTCGCCCTGCGCTCGAATCGTCATGTGTACGTTCCGGCTGGCGTTTATGTCGTGCGAGGCATCCGTATCCCATCTAATTGTGTGCTCGAAGGGGCGGGGCAGGACGAAACGACGATCAAGCTTCACGACCAGGCACCTAAATATCGGCGACTGCTCCGGAATGCGACCCCATTTCTCGGAAACCACCATATCGAAATCGCCCATCTGACACTTGACTGGAACGTCGACCGACTCGGTGCTGTGGACCGAACGTCTAGCGGGGATACGGCTTCAAGCGCGTTGACACTCGCACACGTCACGTTCGGATGGGTTCATCACGTGACGGCGAAAAACGCCGGGCTGCACGCGTTTGATATTACCGCCCCTCATTACCACTATCTCGGTGACGGCTTACGTGCAGCGAAAGGAAGCCGCTACGTCTGGCTCGACCGTTGCGAGGCGACGAATTACGGGGATGACGGCATTACGACGCATCATAGTGACGCCATCTACGTCACGAACTGCTACTGTCATCATCCACACGGTCGGACCCACACATCCGGCTTCTCGAATTCAAACGGCATCGAGGTCGATGACGGGTCACGGCATGTCGTGCTCGTGAATAACATGACCGAGGGCTGTTTCGGCGGGATCGAGGTCAAAGCACATGCGACGTCCTCGGCCGCCCACGACGTCCATATTTTTGGTCACATTTCATACCATGACAATCGCTCGTACAACTTCCGGCATATCGGCCATCACTTGGCGGACGACCCGGACTCGAAGACGGCCCGTTTCATATCAGGCACGAACTTGGTCTCCATTGAACCGATCCGTTCCCCACTGTATAAGCGATCGTCTCCGCGCAGTCTCGTCGTGTCCGCTTATCAAGACGTATTCATTCATGGTTTCACGGCCGTCGGTGATCCGACCTACGATTATGAAGCCAATCCCGCCCTTGCCATTCAGTATAAATCACGTGACGTCCGCTTGAAACGGATCGCGACGAGCGGTTTCATGTCAGGACGCGCCGACATCGAGCTGTTCGGGGGAGCGAACCGGACCGACCGGATTACCGTCGAAGATGTGACGTGCCGACATTCGGCACCGATTGCCATTAAAATCGGAGGACGACTCTCGACAGTGACGCTTCGCCACATCGAAGGCGAACAAAAGGGAGGAGATGCGCTCATCTCCTCCCAAAGTCCACTCGATGCCCGCGACTTGTTCGCTTACGGATTTTCAGAACGGGTGCGGAGCGACGCTTGA
- a CDS encoding flavodoxin domain-containing protein, translated as MKTLIAYTSRYGTSEKVAHLLAERLSGNVHVQNLVDEPGVDWGTIDHVIVGGSIRMGKVQDELTDWLKQNEGPLLERPLGLYLCAGTPTAAERQRELEGAYGEPLWAHAYFVEVVGSGYDFERMGFLDKAIVRMMAKQTVSSLNLDEARLDELVESAQASLRTRSENP; from the coding sequence ATGAAGACGTTGATTGCGTATACGTCGCGTTACGGTACGAGTGAGAAAGTCGCCCATCTTTTGGCTGAACGTCTGTCTGGAAACGTCCACGTGCAAAATTTGGTCGACGAACCGGGCGTCGATTGGGGGACGATCGACCATGTTATCGTCGGAGGCTCCATTCGGATGGGAAAAGTCCAAGATGAGTTAACGGACTGGTTGAAGCAAAACGAGGGACCATTGCTCGAACGTCCGCTCGGGTTGTACTTGTGCGCCGGGACGCCGACCGCGGCAGAACGGCAACGTGAACTCGAAGGTGCGTACGGTGAACCGTTATGGGCGCACGCCTACTTCGTCGAAGTCGTCGGTAGTGGCTATGACTTTGAGCGGATGGGGTTCCTCGATAAAGCCATCGTTCGAATGATGGCGAAGCAGACGGTCAGCTCACTCAACTTGGATGAAGCGCGGTTAGACGAACTAGTCGAGTCAGCTCAAGCGTCGCTCCGCACCCGTTCTGAAAATCCGTAA